Within the Oncorhynchus masou masou isolate Uvic2021 chromosome 1, UVic_Omas_1.1, whole genome shotgun sequence genome, the region GAACTCCTTTCTAGTTTGCCTGTCTAAATGtaacaccgctaactaagctagcgtttcacatccgttacatgaaGACAATGCCACCCACCAAAAGGACACTCCTGAAGTGATAACGCATGGACCATGAACTGCTGGTCTGAAGATTGTCAACAGTGACTATAGTGCTGGCCAGCCAGTTTTGAACACTTCTGTCTGATGCAGAATCTGTCTGATGCAGAATCGGATGTGTTCAAGAGAGGATTGTGTAGGGCAGCCCCCAAAGTGACTCTTCTTATTAACTGTATACAATAATTTCCTGTGTTGTCTTAGAAATTGTAGGTCTGATATCTGATGTACAGTAATACTATTGGTCAACAACTCAGATGCTTATAAAAGGGTCCTTGGTTGTCTCTTTCTCGTACGTTCCTAACCTGCACTGGTGAGATACCtacactctttctttctctctccaatgagatatgggccatggccatttttttctctctctgaccaTGTTTCAAATAATGCCTTGTAATGCTTGTTAATGCTTTGTAACTTAAGCGTATGCCTTTAATAAATGTTACCGTTCAATTTACAAAGTAATGAAATACACttgtatttagaattccattctcaggcATGTCTTCATTGCCTATTACTGTGACACAACTATAGTGTTCTTGCATATATTACTATTTAATAGGatttacataccaccacaattAAAAAGCCAAGTCAATAAGAGTATGAATAACATAACCCCTGATTCAATTACATCTTAAACATTGCTCAGAAGGAAAAGTAAATCCAAAGAAAAAAGTCAGATATATTGCCTTAAAAATCCCTCTACAATGGTTCAGTATTGTGGAAAATAAACTCTTGTTTCAAGTAAGTGCATCATTTTTCAAAGTGCTTAAGGATGTGGTCTTATATAAAACAGCATGAACGTTGTAGGCTGGATGGAAGAGCTTCTACTAACTAAACCGTTTTGAGGTAATGGACCCAGAAGAACCAGTCAAATACATTTCCCTCTTCACCTAAAATATTAAACCGATTCTAGCCTTTGTGCCAGTCGGTTTCCTCTTCAGCAAACACTTTGTTGACCACAAAAAAAGCACTTGGGATACAAAGACTTTACAGAGAAGGCAGATTTCAGTATTCATAATTACATCATTTCCCAATGATATCCCATTTGAATTACCCTTGAAGCGCTTTAATGGCACTTTTCATAAGGGAATATTCCCCTTTGGACTCATTCCCAGAGAAACTCAACAACACCTGCTCAAGCAGGGAAAGTATGTTTTTTTAGAGGACTTGAGAGCTAGCTACCGTGTTGACTCCATCATGGTTGCAAGGAACCTCGAGTTGAAGCCAATGAAGCTTTGAACGCTAGACCATGTGCTCGGAGAGCGTCTGCATTGCTCTAGAAATTCACCTTAACACTTATTGTTGACCCTCCTTTGTGTTTTCAAAGGAAAGTGTTAGTAGAAAATAGATTGTCATGAAGAAAAAAAGCACCATCACATTAAATGGCAGTAGCACAACACACTTCACCACCAGTCTCTGGCTGAGTTCCCAATACTCAACTTTCCTCAACACCTTTCCCTCATTACCACTGACAGATGAAAGGACTGGATAGGGTTTCCCTTCACATTGCTCTCACATGTCATGTCCAGACAGACCAGTGGTGGTACAACCACATCAGTGATTTATTGGGAGGAAAGGATAGAATGAAATTAAGCTATTGAGAGacaccatccctctccctcatttCTCTGGGGCCTTCCCCAAGTCATAGATGGCTTTATTCTCCAGGATCTCCACTTTCTCCCCTGCAGGAATTAGTGTGTTGGCCACCATGGCCCTGGTCACTGATTGGATGGGGATGGACATTGCCGTAGGAAACATGGAGGAAATAGGGCCCAGGACCTTCCTGAAAAACCACTCAGTAGGCCGGCTCTCCTGCCTGTCAACCATCAGCACCCTGGgaggaaaaacaaacaaaaaataggaAGAATTCAGTTGTGAGTTGTTACGATTTAAATAAGTTACTGCAATAAACACAGAATCAAAACATCTGTGTATTTATGCAATGAAACGCAACACTGATCACTGGAGAAATGTGTATATTGCTAATCGTGACATGGGTGTGAGATATTTACCTATGGTCACTATTTGTTTTGCCATGACTGATAAGGTAATGAACAAGTGAGTCATTGCTCCAtaggaacatttaaaaaaatatattttacacatGACTAATGCAAACGAGACTTACGCAGGGCGATAGACGGAGAACCTCTCGAAGCCCAACAGTTCAATGTCTGCCTCCACTTGTCCCTGGAGAGGCAAACATTTGCATTTATGAGGCCTTCATTATGAAAGGCTATAATTGAGGTCTCTTTACTCTGGTGAACATTTGGTATATTACCTTCACTTTGAGATAGAGAAAACCACTGGTTTTGTCAGCCCCTTTAGAAGACTCTAGGTTGAAGTGTGAGCAGCCTCCTGCCTTGGCGAGCTCCGCTGACTTCAGGACATAGTCATGGTCAACACGGATGAATCCATCCTACAATGACAGAAAGATAAAGAGAAAATGTGTGTACATTAAATCTGCCTTTTACCACGACATGATCCAAGCAGGTTGTGTCTGGTGGGTCATTCAATGTTATctcagcaagccatgacacccaccatctgaTATTGTTCTGAAATCATTCATGTAGATAGAAACATAAGATAAGAATTTCTGCATCATTATTTTGACCTCTGAGACATTAAGCTGATTGATTGCACCTGAATTGGCCATTTGAATTTATGGAATTCATATAATAGTCAATAAATATAGTATCTCacaatgagtaagacatgaggaacCTAAAGAAAATGTCAAAAGCCACCAACGGACACACCACACCATTTCCAACAATGACTATAAAGTATTAGTTCTGTAAGTCTGAGAAATAGTATTGAGCTGTGGTTCTGAGTATTGTTTCTTCATtctatgtaatgtattctcagTGATAATTTTAGTGGTGATTTTCTTTCCCTGTTCTGAGAAATTTGTAATTGTTAGATTTATGTCCCATCCTACATCCTGATATTACCAGGTTCTGACCACTGGATGGTGCTGTTTCTGCTATTAGGTGATTAATCGTTCATCCCCCCTCAATGTCTCAAAGGGATAGtttacccaaattacaaaattggATTTTGGTTTCCATACACCAGGGCTTCTTAAACTAGGCCTTAGGGACCCCAAGGTATTGCACTTTTTCTTTTTTGCCctggcactacacagctgattcaaataatcaactatcATCTTTGATCATTTGAGAATCAGCTGtttagtgttagggcaaaaaccaaaacgtacaccccttggggtcccgaggacagGAAACACTGCCTTACCCTGTAAGCTTTTTATGGAGTAGGTATGACAGATTGGTTTCctatg harbors:
- the LOC135546489 gene encoding oxidoreductase HTATIP2-like, encoding MKLLEISWGKALGFFAVLLAVIAAVLQHLENCEQTIYTRMTHDLRTLAEDFRQKNKSCFILGASGETGKELLKEIVERKLFSKITLIGRRQLTFEDKAFENLLQEVVDFEKLDDFAAVFQGHDVGYCCLGTTKAKAGADGFIRVDHDYVLKSAELAKAGGCSHFNLESSKGADKTSGFLYLKVKGQVEADIELLGFERFSVYRPAVLMVDRQESRPTEWFFRKVLGPISSMFPTAMSIPIQSVTRAMVANTLIPAGEKVEILENKAIYDLGKAPEK